CGCTCCCACCCAAACCCAGTACACCTTTCAACTCAAGTCAGATCAGCAGTGGGGCTACAAGTTGCGGTACGAGGGCACCAGCTTAGTATTGTCATTACGACACCCGCCCCAAGCACCTCAGAACTCTAGAAACCAGCAGCCTAAAAACCAACCACTGCAAGGCATCACCATCCTTCTCGACCCAGGACACGGAAGCCCCAATGATTTGGGATCAAGAGGCCCCACAGGTTATCCCGAAAAAGATGCCACTTTAGTCATTTCCAAGCTGGTGCGAGAGCAACTGCTGAAGCGGGGTGCCACGGTCTATCTAACCCGCGAAGGCGATGAAGACCTGTATCCACAAGATCGGGTCAACATGATCCACAAACTAGAGCCTGCGATTGCCCTTAGCCTCCACTACAATGCCCTTCCAGATAACGGAGACGCGATCAAAACTCAAGGAATTTCTACGTTTTGGTACAACACTCAAGCCAACAGCCTCGCGGTGTTTCTGCACGACTATTTAGTAAAAAAGCTCGATCGCCCTGCCTATGGAGTCTATTGGAATAACCTGGCCTTAACTCGTCCCACCGTCGCCCCCTCTGTCTTACTCGAACTCGGTTTCATGATTAACCCAGAAGAATTCGAGTGGATTGTCGATCCTAAAGCACAGCGAAAATTGGCTGAGGCGATCGCGGCTGGAATTACTGAGTGGGTGCAGTCGAGCAAATAGACAATTCAGGAATTCAGCGATCGCTCTCTGGATAGAAAGGGTGGCGATCGCTGAACTGAGTTACTCAATCATCTGTAACCGCAGCATTAACTGCTTACCACGGACCCCAGATGGCAAAAGTGATGCCAGGAGTTTGCATATTAACGAACATCGTTTGACTATCTGGAGAGAAGCAGACTCCAGCAAGCTCTGATGTGTTGAGGGCATTTCTAGCAAACTTATAAAGACTGCCACCGGGAGTGATACCGAGAATAAAGTCTGTTCCATCACCGTCTTCACAGAGGAAAATATCTCGGTTTGGCACAACAACGATGTTGTCTGGATTGTCTAAAACCCCCGAGTTATTGGGCTCAATATAAAGTTCAATAGTATTATTAGCGGGTGAATAGCGCCAGATCTGTCCATCTCCAGAACTACCGCCACTCTTACAGGTGAAGTAAACATAACCACCGCCATAAAAGATCCCCTCTCCACCAGAAAATCTCGCTGCTCCCTTGTTAAATCCCTCGGTTCTGACACTATCAGTTGAGGGATCGGGATTGGCGATCGTCACCCATTCCACTGCTTTCGAGGTATTTTTTGGGAAACCTGTGGCGGTATTGATTCCAGAGAAACCTGTGATCTTTAAAGCGTATAGAGTGCCACCAGCACTCAAGTTAGTTCTTTGGTTAGGAATGAAGCGATAGAACAGTCCATCCCCTCGGTCTTCTGTCATGTAGACATACCCTGTGTTGGGGTCTACAGCAGCAGCTTCATGATTGAAACGCCCCATCGCGGTTAGGGGCACAGGCGTCACAAACGTCGTTGCATTGCTGGGCACTTCAAACACGTAACCGTGCCTCTTAGTGTTGTTGGTTTCAAAGGTTTCCTCACAGGTTAGCCAAGATCCTGAAGGGGTTGGACCACCAGCACAGTTACGAATCGTTCCTGCCAAAACGCCTCGGTGCTCGATTAGAGTGCGAGAGGAACTCACCACCAACTTAGTGCAGCCACCCCTAGCATTGGTGTTGTACTTCTTGGTGTTAGGAGCACCCAAACCATTGCTAGAAGTAGGGGCGAGTTCATGGTTCCGAATGAGAATTGTACTGCCATTAGCGCCTGCAAAGGCACCCATACCATCATGACCACCAGGTACTCTGTAGCCATCGGTCATGGTTTGTCCAGTTTCAGACAACCTTCGGTAGGTAAACCCAGCTGGTAAATCTAATACTCCCTTCGGGTCAGCCACGAGATTACCGTAAGGTCCAGCAGCGATCGATGGTTTAGCATAAAAAGCTTCCAAAGGAGATAACAATACAGCACCCGCAGCCGATGTCCCTGCTAGGGTAAAAAATTGACGTCTTGATAGATTCACTACAGCCTCTTTAGAGTTTTGAAAAGGTTGTTATCACCAGGCAGTTTGATTATCTAAGAAAAATGGGGATTCTTAGTTTAACTAGAGGCTAAGAGAAGCTTATAAAAATCGAGAAAAGTCAGATAGAAAACATACGAATTTCTAATCAACAACTTATTATTAAAAATTGCAAAGGTAAGGTTAAAAACTACAAACTTTAGACTAAAAATAAAACTTATTTACAACAACCGTCTTACGCTTATATTTATTGTGCTTACGTAGTGTTCCGCATAAGATACTCCAATGAGAAATCTGAGACTTATGACAGCCTCTAGTCTATTAGTAATTACTGTATTAATGAGTTTAGTAGGAAACCCTAATCACTCCGTTCTTGCTTCTCAGCAATTTAACTACCCTACTATCTCAAACACCGACTCTTCCGTATGTTATATGAGAACGAACAGTGGCTCGATTCTCAATCTCGATCGCCTCTGCGCTGAAAGAACAATTGAAATAATTCAAACCAAAGATCAGCAATTTCTTGAAGAGTATCTGGGTCTTCTGGAAAGTTCTCCCACGCTTGATCCACAGTTAAAGCAAGTAGCTCAAAAAAATCCTCGTCGCATTCTTCAGACTGCATCAGCTGTGTGCCATGCTTTAAGAACGGGTACTGGAAGCACTTTTTGGGAAAATAAAATTCCAGCAGACAGAGATACTTTAGTGAATTTATCTACTGAGTATTACTGTCGCGAACTCGCCGATTAACCGAGATACTCAAGGAGTAATATAGAAAGGAAAGCATAGAGGAAAATATACCCGCACCACAAGCGCTTTCAAGCAGTCACTTTAGCCATTAGAAATAAAAAATTGCTACCTGAAAACTAGTATTTCCAAGTAGCAATAATTCGCCCAAACATTAACGCAGGTGAGAAGGATCAGGTTGTGATGGATAAGCGCGATCGCTCTCTAGAAATGCCAATACTAAAACATTAAATAGAGAGCAAGTGACAAGCTTAGATTAAGCTCGGCTCCAAGGACCCCAGATGGCATAGGTAATACCAGGGCTTTGAACGTTTAAGAACATGGTGAGACCATCGGGAGAGAAGCAAGCCCCCGCCACCTCAGAGTTATTGAAAGCGTTACGAGCAAAGTGATACAGTTCACCATTGGCATTGACCCCAACTACAAAGTTGTCACCAGGGCCATCTTCGCAGAGGAATAAATCGCCAAAGGGAGAAACAACTATGTTGTCTGGAGCTTGTAAATCAGCTTGCTGGCTCGACTCGACAAACAGAGTCAGAGTACCGCCCTCGTCAGCCGTAGCACCTGGAACATATCTCCAGACTTGGCCCAAAGCGGATGGGCCGCCATCAGTACAAGTAAAACACAACTCGTTATTGCCAAACCAGATGCCCTCACCACGGCTAAAGGTAGCTGCTCCCTTAGCACGACCTTGGAAACGAGTCCCCGTAGGAGCGCGATCGCTGACTGGATCGGGTTCATCAATTGTGACCCACTCAGCCGCAAAAGGTTGACCGACAGGAATCACACGGATAGGTCGATTCCGGGTGAGAACACCTGTGGGAAAGTCTTTGAGCTTCAGCGCTTGCAGAACACCACCTGCCTGTAAGTTGCCAGGTTGGTTGGGGACAAAACGATAGAACAGGCTATCTCCTGTGTCTTCTGTTTCGTAAGCAATCCCAGTGCGAGGATCGATCGCTACAGCTTCATGGTTGAAGCGGCCCATTGCAGTCAAGGGAATTGGGGTAACAGCGCCTGTCGCTTTAGCGTCAACTTCAAAGTTATAACCATGACGCTTAGAGACTTGACCAGGGTTCTCTTCGGGGGTAGAAGTGTTTTCTTCAGAGGTGATCCAAGAACCCCAAGGAGTTACACCCCCGGCACAGTTACGATAGGTACCTTGAATCGAAGGATAGTGGCGAATTAGTTTGCGATTGTTGCCAATGATCAGTGTCGTTGTACCACCTTTGCACAAGGGGTCATACACAGGTGCATTCAAGTCAGAAACTTTGGTGCCAGAGGTGGGGCTGAGTTCATGGTTTCGCACCAAAATTGTGGTACCGTTAGAACCCGCAAAAGCGCCCATACCATCGTGGCCTCCTGGCACCAGCGAGTTGTTGCTCATCACATCCCCGGTACGGGAAAAAGCTCGGTACTGGAAGCCGCGAGGTAAATCTAGAAGACCATTGGGATCAGGAATGAGCGGGCCGTATCCATTGCCAAACACTGACTGTCCATTGGCTTTGCGAGCATAAAGTGCCTGCAAAGGAGACATCACCACTGTGCCAGCAGCACTAGCACCTGCCAGCGCAAAGAATTTACGTCGCGATAAAGCCATGATTTCCTTTCAGTTCTCAGGATGCGTCATTAGCTTAAGCAACGTATTTCATTATCTGGCAAAGGATAGATTAATTTTGGGTTAAAGCTTCCCTATTTTCTCATTTTTTGCAGTATTTCTTGATACTGTTTGCAAGATGGTTTCTGTCGAGTTTTAGTGCGCTACTAAGTTTTGCCCCACAATTTCTTGCTGAAAGCTGAACAAATTCGGGTCTTTGAAGTCAACCCTTGCCCGCAGCCAATGTACATCCGGTGAGCCAAAGGTTTCGACACGAGTAAAGTTTTCGATGCGGCTTTGACTGCGTGAACCGATCAGAGGCTTATCAATGCGGAAGTAATGGCTATCTCCATGCACTAAAACCACAGGCTTTTTGAAGGCTACCGTTTCAGCTTCTAAGGCTGCGAGAAACTCGTTGTACCCAGTCCGGTTGGGGTCGGTAGGAGCTAACTCAAATCCAGGGTTAGCTTGAATAACCAGCATGATGCCTTTGCTGCCATTGCGCTTGGCGATCGCAAAGCCTTCCCGTAACCAAGCTAAATTTGCCGCATTGCGCTCTTGGTATTCAGCGTCAGCCTCTGGAGTGCGACCAAAATTATTGTTGCTGCCCGGAATGTTTAGCCCTACAAATACAATGTTGTTGTAAATCCAACGGACGTTTTCTCTAAATTTGCTGTACT
The sequence above is a segment of the Trichocoleus desertorum ATA4-8-CV12 genome. Coding sequences within it:
- a CDS encoding PhoX family protein, producing the protein MNLSRRQFFTLAGTSAAGAVLLSPLEAFYAKPSIAAGPYGNLVADPKGVLDLPAGFTYRRLSETGQTMTDGYRVPGGHDGMGAFAGANGSTILIRNHELAPTSSNGLGAPNTKKYNTNARGGCTKLVVSSSRTLIEHRGVLAGTIRNCAGGPTPSGSWLTCEETFETNNTKRHGYVFEVPSNATTFVTPVPLTAMGRFNHEAAAVDPNTGYVYMTEDRGDGLFYRFIPNQRTNLSAGGTLYALKITGFSGINTATGFPKNTSKAVEWVTIANPDPSTDSVRTEGFNKGAARFSGGEGIFYGGGYVYFTCKSGGSSGDGQIWRYSPANNTIELYIEPNNSGVLDNPDNIVVVPNRDIFLCEDGDGTDFILGITPGGSLYKFARNALNTSELAGVCFSPDSQTMFVNMQTPGITFAIWGPW
- a CDS encoding PhoX family protein; this translates as MALSRRKFFALAGASAAGTVVMSPLQALYARKANGQSVFGNGYGPLIPDPNGLLDLPRGFQYRAFSRTGDVMSNNSLVPGGHDGMGAFAGSNGTTILVRNHELSPTSGTKVSDLNAPVYDPLCKGGTTTLIIGNNRKLIRHYPSIQGTYRNCAGGVTPWGSWITSEENTSTPEENPGQVSKRHGYNFEVDAKATGAVTPIPLTAMGRFNHEAVAIDPRTGIAYETEDTGDSLFYRFVPNQPGNLQAGGVLQALKLKDFPTGVLTRNRPIRVIPVGQPFAAEWVTIDEPDPVSDRAPTGTRFQGRAKGAATFSRGEGIWFGNNELCFTCTDGGPSALGQVWRYVPGATADEGGTLTLFVESSQQADLQAPDNIVVSPFGDLFLCEDGPGDNFVVGVNANGELYHFARNAFNNSEVAGACFSPDGLTMFLNVQSPGITYAIWGPWSRA